The following coding sequences are from one Azospirillum sp. TSH100 window:
- the oxlT gene encoding oxalate/formate MFS antiporter, with translation MQHTNSEAQGAPLGGRWMQLVIGVICMSMIANLQYGWTLFVNPIDEKYHWGRAAIQVAFTIFVVTETWLVPVEGWFVDKFGPRIVVLIGGVLCALAWVINSFADSLALLYLGAAIGGIGAGGVYGTCVGNALKWFPDRRGLAAGLTAAGFGAGSALTVVPIANMIQASGFEQTFLVFGLGQGLIVFALAWFLKEADPALLPKNKASISQSRRNYTPQETLKSPVFWVMYLMFVMVAAGGLMATAQLGPIAKDFHLDGSPVSILGLTLPALTFALTIDRVLNGVTRPFFGWVSDHIGRENTMFIAFAIEAVGILALNQWGHNPVAFVILTGLVFFAWGEIYSLFPSCCADSFGSKFATTNAGLLYTAKGTASLVVPFANVIVTSTGSWQAVFFFAAAVNAIAAFMALFVLKPMRARQIAEDTTQPVGKLVTEGAD, from the coding sequence ATGCAGCATACGAATTCGGAGGCGCAGGGAGCACCGCTCGGCGGCCGCTGGATGCAGTTGGTCATTGGCGTGATCTGCATGTCGATGATCGCGAACCTGCAATATGGCTGGACGCTGTTCGTCAACCCCATCGATGAGAAGTATCATTGGGGTCGTGCCGCCATTCAGGTCGCCTTCACCATTTTCGTCGTGACCGAAACCTGGCTGGTGCCGGTCGAAGGCTGGTTCGTCGACAAGTTCGGTCCCCGCATCGTCGTTCTGATCGGCGGCGTGCTGTGCGCGCTGGCCTGGGTCATCAACTCGTTCGCCGACTCCCTGGCGCTGCTCTATCTCGGTGCGGCCATCGGCGGCATCGGCGCCGGCGGCGTCTATGGCACCTGCGTCGGCAACGCCCTGAAGTGGTTCCCCGACCGCCGCGGCCTGGCCGCCGGCCTGACGGCGGCCGGGTTCGGCGCCGGCTCCGCCCTCACCGTCGTGCCGATCGCCAACATGATCCAGGCGTCGGGCTTCGAGCAGACCTTCCTGGTGTTCGGTCTGGGCCAGGGCCTGATCGTCTTCGCGCTGGCCTGGTTCCTGAAGGAAGCCGACCCGGCCCTGCTGCCGAAGAACAAGGCCAGCATCTCGCAGAGCCGCCGCAACTACACCCCGCAGGAGACGCTGAAGTCGCCGGTCTTCTGGGTGATGTACCTGATGTTCGTCATGGTCGCCGCCGGCGGTCTGATGGCCACCGCCCAGCTCGGCCCGATCGCCAAGGACTTCCATCTCGACGGCTCGCCCGTCAGCATCCTGGGTCTGACCCTGCCGGCGCTGACCTTCGCGCTGACCATCGACCGCGTGCTGAACGGCGTGACCCGTCCCTTCTTCGGCTGGGTGTCCGACCATATCGGCCGTGAAAACACGATGTTCATCGCCTTCGCCATCGAAGCGGTCGGCATCCTGGCGCTGAACCAGTGGGGCCACAACCCGGTCGCCTTCGTCATCCTGACCGGTCTGGTGTTCTTCGCCTGGGGCGAGATCTACAGCCTGTTCCCGTCCTGCTGCGCCGACAGCTTCGGGTCGAAGTTCGCCACCACCAACGCCGGCCTGCTCTACACCGCCAAGGGCACCGCGTCGCTGGTCGTTCCCTTCGCCAACGTCATCGTGACCTCGACCGGCAGCTGGCAGGCGGTGTTCTTCTTCGCCGCCGCGGTCAACGCCATCGCCGCCTTCATGGCCCTGTTCGTCCTGAAGCCGATGCGTGCCCGCCAGATCGCCGAGGACACCACCCAGCCGGTCGGCAAGCTGGTGACCGAAGGTGCCGATTGA
- a CDS encoding NAD(P) transhydrogenase subunit alpha → MEHPDPASNIAAFRQTLAALTNQVDALAAQVAQLSPVPVTEAAGHGNFFVTGLTVLVLACFVGYYVVWRVTPALHSPLMAVTNAVSSVIIVGALVAAGPAGFGFSKVLGFLAVILASVNIFGGFLVTQRMLSMFKKKGK, encoded by the coding sequence ATGGAACACCCGGATCCCGCAAGCAACATCGCCGCCTTCCGCCAGACCCTGGCGGCCCTGACCAACCAGGTCGATGCCCTGGCCGCGCAGGTGGCGCAGCTGTCGCCGGTCCCCGTCACCGAAGCCGCCGGCCACGGCAACTTCTTCGTCACCGGCCTGACCGTGCTCGTGCTCGCCTGCTTCGTCGGCTACTACGTCGTCTGGCGCGTCACCCCGGCCCTGCACTCGCCCCTGATGGCCGTCACCAATGCCGTGTCGTCGGTCATCATCGTCGGCGCGCTGGTCGCCGCCGGACCGGCCGGCTTCGGCTTCTCCAAGGTTCTCGGCTTCCTCGCCGTCATCCTGGCGTCCGTCAACATCTTCGGCGGCTTCCTGGTGACCCAGCGCATGCTCTCCATGTTCAAGAAGAAGGGCAAGTAA
- a CDS encoding NAD(P)(+) transhydrogenase (Re/Si-specific) subunit beta encodes METLSALLYLVASICFIMALRGLSSPETSRQGNIYGMVGMTIAILTTLASPIVQSYWMIVLGIAIGGAIGYVVAKKIEMTALPQLVAAFHSLVGLAAVFVALAAFYSPEAYGIGVRGAIAKGSLIEMALGTAVGAITFTGSIVAFAKLQGLVTGKPLVFPMQHPLNAALGVLTVILIGWLVQSNADAALWLIVAVSLALGFLLILPIGGADMPVVISMLNSYSGWAACGIGFTLQNNLLIITGALVGSSGAILSYIMCKGMNRSIFNVILGGFGGEAAGAAAGAKGPQGSVKAGSAEDAAYIMKNAQSVIVVPGYGMAVAQAQHALREMADALKHEGVDVKYAIHPVAGRMPGHMNVLLAEANVPYDEVFELEDINRDFGTADVAFVIGANDVTNPAAKTDPTSAIYGMPILDVEKAKTVFFIKRGMAAGYAGVENELFFRPNTMMLFGDAKKVTEEVVKAMEA; translated from the coding sequence ATGGAAACCTTGTCGGCCCTTCTCTACCTCGTCGCCTCCATCTGCTTCATCATGGCGCTGCGTGGGCTCTCCAGCCCGGAGACCTCGCGCCAGGGCAACATCTACGGCATGGTCGGCATGACCATCGCCATCCTGACCACGCTGGCCTCGCCCATCGTCCAGTCCTACTGGATGATCGTGCTCGGCATCGCCATCGGCGGCGCCATCGGCTATGTCGTCGCCAAGAAGATCGAGATGACGGCGCTGCCGCAGCTGGTCGCCGCCTTCCACTCGCTGGTCGGTCTGGCCGCCGTCTTCGTGGCGCTCGCCGCCTTCTACTCGCCGGAGGCCTACGGCATCGGCGTCCGCGGCGCCATCGCCAAGGGCTCGCTGATCGAGATGGCGCTGGGCACCGCGGTGGGTGCGATCACCTTCACCGGCTCCATCGTCGCCTTCGCCAAGCTCCAGGGGCTGGTCACCGGCAAGCCGCTGGTCTTCCCGATGCAGCATCCGCTGAATGCGGCGCTGGGCGTGCTGACCGTCATCCTGATCGGCTGGCTGGTGCAATCGAATGCCGACGCGGCGCTCTGGCTGATCGTGGCGGTTTCGCTGGCTTTGGGTTTCCTGCTGATCCTGCCGATCGGCGGCGCCGACATGCCGGTGGTGATCTCGATGCTGAACAGCTACTCCGGCTGGGCGGCCTGCGGCATCGGCTTCACCCTGCAGAACAATCTGCTGATCATCACCGGCGCGCTGGTGGGATCTTCGGGCGCGATCCTGTCCTACATCATGTGCAAGGGCATGAACCGCTCGATCTTCAACGTCATCCTCGGCGGCTTCGGCGGCGAGGCGGCTGGTGCGGCGGCTGGTGCCAAGGGTCCGCAGGGCTCGGTCAAGGCCGGTTCGGCCGAAGATGCCGCGTACATCATGAAGAACGCCCAGTCGGTGATCGTGGTCCCGGGCTACGGAATGGCGGTGGCCCAGGCACAGCATGCCCTGCGCGAGATGGCGGATGCGCTGAAGCATGAGGGCGTGGACGTGAAGTACGCCATCCACCCGGTGGCGGGCCGTATGCCCGGTCACATGAACGTGCTGCTGGCCGAAGCCAATGTGCCCTACGACGAGGTGTTCGAGCTGGAGGACATCAACCGCGACTTCGGCACGGCGGATGTGGCCTTCGTCATCGGCGCCAACGACGTGACCAACCCGGCGGCCAAGACCGACCCGACCAGCGCCATCTACGGCATGCCGATCCTGGACGTGGAGAAGGCCAAGACGGTGTTCTTCATCAAGCGCGGCATGGCCGCCGGCTATGCCGGTGTCGAGAACGAGCTGTTCTTCCGCCCCAACACCATGATGCTGTTCGGCGACGCCAAGAAGGTCACCGAAGAGGTCGTCAAGGCGATGGAAGCGTAA
- a CDS encoding Re/Si-specific NAD(P)(+) transhydrogenase subunit alpha, with protein MKIAIPRERRPGERRVAASPETVKKFKTLGLDVVVESGAGLGSSITDAAYEAAGAAIAADAASALADADIVLKVQRPLIAAEGGEDELALIRKGALLFAILNPYNSRDHVKAYADAGVNAFAMEFMPRITRAQVMDVLSSQANLAGYKAVVDAASEYGRAFPMMMTAAGTVPPARAFIMGVGVAGLQAIATAKRLGAIVSATDVRPAVKEQVQSLGGSFVAVENDEFRQAETAGGYAKEMSDDYKRQQAALVAEHIKKQDIVITTALIPGRKAPILVTAEHVASMKPGSVIIDLAVEQGGNVEGSKLGEVVTTANGVKIVGHANYASRIAESASLLYAKNLLALLTSLHGKDTGVAVNWDDEIVKAIALTRDGAIVHPAFADAREAQPA; from the coding sequence ATGAAGATCGCGATACCCAGGGAGCGCCGCCCGGGCGAGCGCCGCGTCGCCGCGTCTCCCGAAACCGTCAAGAAATTCAAAACCCTCGGTCTGGACGTGGTGGTTGAGAGCGGGGCCGGTCTCGGTTCCAGCATCACCGACGCGGCCTATGAGGCGGCGGGGGCCGCCATCGCCGCCGATGCCGCGTCCGCGCTCGCCGATGCCGACATCGTGCTGAAGGTCCAGCGGCCGCTGATCGCCGCGGAAGGCGGCGAGGACGAGCTGGCGCTGATCCGCAAGGGTGCGCTGCTGTTCGCCATCCTCAATCCCTACAACAGCCGCGACCATGTGAAGGCCTATGCCGATGCCGGCGTGAACGCCTTCGCCATGGAGTTCATGCCGCGCATCACCCGCGCCCAGGTCATGGACGTGCTGTCCTCCCAGGCCAACCTCGCCGGCTACAAGGCCGTCGTCGATGCCGCGTCGGAATATGGCCGCGCCTTCCCGATGATGATGACCGCCGCCGGCACCGTGCCGCCGGCCCGTGCCTTCATCATGGGCGTCGGCGTCGCCGGTCTCCAGGCCATCGCCACCGCCAAGCGCCTCGGCGCCATCGTCTCGGCCACCGACGTGCGCCCGGCGGTGAAGGAGCAGGTGCAGTCGCTCGGCGGCAGCTTCGTCGCGGTCGAGAACGACGAGTTCCGCCAAGCCGAGACCGCCGGCGGCTATGCCAAGGAGATGTCCGACGACTACAAGCGCCAGCAGGCCGCCCTGGTCGCCGAGCACATCAAGAAGCAGGACATCGTCATCACCACCGCGCTGATCCCCGGCCGCAAGGCGCCGATCCTGGTGACGGCGGAGCATGTGGCGTCGATGAAGCCCGGTTCGGTCATCATCGATCTGGCGGTTGAGCAGGGTGGCAACGTCGAGGGTTCCAAGCTGGGCGAGGTGGTGACCACGGCCAACGGCGTGAAGATCGTCGGCCATGCCAACTACGCCAGCCGCATCGCCGAGAGCGCCTCGCTGCTCTACGCCAAGAACCTGCTGGCGCTGCTGACGTCGCTGCACGGCAAGGACACCGGCGTGGCCGTCAACTGGGACGACGAGATCGTCAAGGCCATCGCGCTGACCCGCGACGGCGCCATCGTGCATCCTGCCTTCGCGGACGCCCGCGAAGCGCAACCCGCGTGA
- a CDS encoding histone deacetylase family protein yields MTTLIFTHHDCFAHDTGPGHPEAPERLAVVWQVLDRPEFRDLERRSAPEADVEQLSRVHERSYVEAVLEAVPTDGYQRLDGDTLLSPGSRGAILRAAGSVCAAVDAVLAGEATNAFCAVRPCGHHAEPARAMGFCVFNNVAVGALHAREVHGLTRIAVVDFDVHHGNGTQAMFADDPDLFFASTHQSPLYPGTGNSWERGVDGNILNLPLEPYSGSVEFRQAVERVILPALEAFQPELLLISAGFDAHKRDPLAQLGLTAEDFEWVTRKLVELADRVCGGRVVSALEGGYDATGLAEGCAAHLTALMRG; encoded by the coding sequence GTGACCACCCTGATCTTCACCCATCACGACTGCTTCGCGCACGACACCGGCCCCGGCCACCCGGAGGCGCCGGAACGGCTGGCCGTGGTGTGGCAGGTGCTCGACCGGCCGGAGTTCCGCGATCTGGAGCGCCGCTCCGCCCCCGAAGCCGATGTGGAGCAGCTGTCGCGTGTCCACGAGCGCAGCTATGTCGAGGCCGTTTTGGAGGCGGTGCCGACCGACGGCTATCAGCGGCTGGACGGCGACACGCTGTTGTCGCCGGGCTCACGCGGGGCGATCCTGCGCGCGGCCGGGTCGGTGTGCGCCGCGGTGGACGCCGTGCTGGCCGGCGAGGCGACCAACGCCTTCTGCGCGGTGCGCCCCTGCGGCCACCATGCCGAACCCGCCCGCGCCATGGGATTCTGCGTCTTCAACAACGTCGCCGTCGGCGCCCTGCATGCCCGCGAGGTGCATGGGCTGACCCGCATCGCCGTGGTCGATTTCGACGTGCATCACGGCAACGGCACCCAGGCGATGTTCGCCGACGATCCCGACCTGTTCTTCGCCTCCACCCACCAGTCGCCGCTCTATCCCGGCACCGGCAATTCATGGGAGCGCGGCGTCGACGGCAACATCCTGAACCTGCCGCTGGAGCCCTACAGCGGCTCCGTCGAGTTCCGCCAGGCGGTGGAACGGGTCATTCTGCCGGCGCTGGAGGCGTTCCAGCCGGAACTGCTGCTGATCTCCGCCGGCTTCGATGCGCACAAGCGCGATCCGCTGGCGCAACTCGGTCTGACGGCGGAGGATTTCGAGTGGGTGACGCGCAAGCTGGTCGAGCTTGCCGACCGCGTCTGCGGGGGCCGGGTGGTGTCGGCGCTGGAAGGCGGCTATGACGCGACCGGACTGGCGGAAGGGTGCGCGGCGCACCTGACGGCGCTGATGCGGGGGTGA
- a CDS encoding CBS domain-containing protein, with protein MKVEDILRKKGTRIGMVRINETVTTALRLMKAENTGALVVKDVCRTEGNTVVGVISERDVVRALVDRGPAILEQAVSALMTRDPYCCSPSDPVRHVLSLMDEHGIRHVPVLEGATLVGVVSVRDLIRLQLDERPADDLPLTAATTAAATEGWDFPVVANQ; from the coding sequence ATGAAGGTCGAGGACATTCTCCGCAAGAAGGGCACGCGCATCGGCATGGTGCGCATCAATGAAACGGTGACCACGGCGTTGCGCCTGATGAAGGCGGAGAACACCGGCGCGCTGGTGGTCAAGGACGTCTGCCGCACCGAAGGCAACACGGTGGTCGGCGTCATTTCCGAACGCGACGTCGTCCGCGCGCTGGTCGACCGCGGGCCGGCCATCCTGGAGCAGGCGGTATCGGCGCTGATGACGCGCGATCCCTATTGCTGCAGCCCGTCCGATCCGGTGCGGCATGTGCTGAGCCTGATGGACGAACACGGCATCCGCCACGTGCCGGTGCTGGAGGGGGCGACCCTGGTCGGCGTCGTCAGCGTCCGCGACCTGATCCGCCTCCAGTTGGACGAGCGGCCGGCGGACGATCTGCCGCTGACGGCCGCCACCACGGCCGCCGCCACCGAAGGCTGGGACTTCCCGGTCGTTGCCAACCAGTGA
- the puuE gene encoding allantoinase PuuE encodes MTDTAQPQGYPRDMIGYGATPPQANWPGGARIAVQFVINYEEGGENCVLHGDAASEAFLSEIVGAQPIPGARHMNMESIYEYGSRAGFWRLHRLFTERNLPVTVYGVAMALERNPEVVAAMKAAGWEIATHGWRWIDYQHLPAEVEREHMLRAIEVHTRVTGERPLGWYLGRCSPNTWRLVAEEGGFVYNADSYADDLPYWDDSHGRPQLIVPYTLDANDMRFATNQGFNSGDQFFAYLKDSFDTLYAEGETAPKMLSIGLHCRLVGRPGRAASLARFLDYVRSHDKAWVATRLDIARHWIAEHPYTAT; translated from the coding sequence ATGACCGACACCGCCCAACCCCAGGGCTATCCCCGCGATATGATCGGCTATGGCGCCACCCCGCCGCAGGCCAACTGGCCGGGCGGCGCCCGGATCGCGGTGCAGTTCGTCATCAATTACGAGGAGGGCGGCGAGAATTGCGTCCTCCACGGCGACGCCGCGTCGGAGGCCTTCCTGTCGGAGATCGTCGGCGCCCAGCCGATCCCCGGCGCCCGCCACATGAACATGGAGTCGATCTACGAATACGGCTCGCGCGCCGGCTTCTGGCGGCTGCACCGCCTGTTCACCGAGCGCAACCTGCCGGTCACCGTCTATGGCGTCGCCATGGCGCTGGAACGCAATCCCGAGGTGGTCGCCGCGATGAAGGCCGCCGGCTGGGAGATCGCCACCCATGGCTGGCGCTGGATCGACTACCAGCATCTGCCGGCCGAGGTGGAGCGCGAGCATATGCTGCGCGCCATCGAGGTCCACACCCGTGTCACCGGGGAACGTCCGCTCGGCTGGTATCTCGGGCGGTGCAGCCCCAACACTTGGCGGCTGGTCGCCGAGGAGGGCGGCTTCGTCTACAACGCCGATTCCTACGCCGACGACCTGCCCTATTGGGACGACAGCCATGGCCGGCCGCAGCTGATCGTGCCCTATACGCTGGACGCCAACGACATGCGTTTCGCGACGAACCAGGGCTTCAACAGCGGCGATCAGTTCTTCGCCTATCTGAAGGACAGCTTCGACACCCTCTACGCCGAGGGAGAGACGGCGCCGAAGATGCTGTCCATCGGCCTGCATTGCCGGCTGGTCGGGCGTCCCGGCCGTGCGGCGTCGCTGGCCCGTTTCCTCGACTATGTGCGCAGCCATGACAAGGCGTGGGTGGCGACCCGGCTCGACATCGCCCGCCACTGGATCGCCGAACACCCCTACACCGCGACGTGA
- the uraH gene encoding hydroxyisourate hydrolase, whose amino-acid sequence MGRLTTHVLDIAAGRPAPGMRIRLTSLDTGVVLGEFTTNADGRLDAPALQGEDFKPGRYELLFMAGEYFRRIAVISGDGPDFIDEVPLRFGIKDASQHYHVPLLVSPWAYSTYRGS is encoded by the coding sequence ATGGGCCGCCTGACCACCCACGTCCTCGACATTGCCGCCGGCCGTCCGGCGCCGGGGATGCGCATCCGCCTGACCTCGCTAGACACCGGTGTCGTTCTCGGCGAGTTCACGACGAATGCCGACGGCAGGCTCGACGCCCCGGCGCTCCAGGGCGAGGATTTCAAGCCCGGCCGTTATGAGCTGCTGTTCATGGCCGGCGAGTATTTCCGCCGCATCGCCGTGATCTCAGGGGATGGCCCGGACTTCATCGACGAGGTTCCCCTGCGCTTCGGCATCAAGGATGCGTCCCAGCATTACCATGTGCCGCTGCTGGTTTCGCCCTGGGCCTATTCGACCTATCGCGGCAGCTGA
- the uraD gene encoding 2-oxo-4-hydroxy-4-carboxy-5-ureidoimidazoline decarboxylase — MPYSMDDLNRMDRAAFVAALGAVFEESPWVADAAWDQRPFADATGLRAAMTGIVRAAGTERQRALILSHPDLADRASRPANLTAFSQTEQAKAGLNELTEAEAQEQRDLNRAYRERFGFPFIMAVRFSSKQEILAAMRERVANEPEVEFGRALEEIYKIAGFRLDDLVTG; from the coding sequence ATGCCCTACAGCATGGACGATCTGAACCGGATGGACCGCGCCGCCTTCGTCGCGGCACTGGGTGCGGTGTTCGAGGAAAGCCCCTGGGTCGCCGACGCCGCCTGGGACCAGCGCCCCTTCGCCGATGCCACAGGCTTGCGCGCGGCGATGACCGGCATCGTGCGCGCGGCGGGGACGGAGCGGCAGCGCGCGCTGATCCTGTCCCACCCTGACCTTGCCGACCGCGCCAGCCGCCCGGCCAATCTGACCGCCTTCTCGCAGACCGAGCAGGCGAAGGCGGGTCTCAACGAGCTGACGGAGGCGGAGGCCCAGGAGCAGCGCGACCTGAACCGCGCCTACCGCGAGCGCTTCGGCTTCCCCTTCATCATGGCGGTGCGTTTCAGCAGCAAGCAGGAGATCCTGGCGGCAATGCGCGAGCGCGTGGCGAACGAACCCGAAGTGGAGTTCGGCCGGGCGCTGGAGGAGATCTACAAGATCGCCGGCTTCCGGCTGGACGATCTGGTAACGGGATGA
- a CDS encoding sulfite exporter TauE/SafE family protein: MLGIFVLMLAAFSSGALNAVAGGGAFITFPALLFAGVPPVAANASSTVALFPGQAASSWAYRREIAAGGQVNVPVFAALSLVGGLAGALLLLLTPNAVFARFVPWLLLFATSIFAIGAYAPGIVSRLRLGGRSVLVVQFLISIYGGYFGGGIGFLMLAALTLFGLRDIHAMNGLRLLLAMLMNAAAVGTFIVAGAVSWPETTAMALAAVAGGYAGAMGAKRVDPKLLKTLVVIIGTVLTLYFFAKGA, translated from the coding sequence ATGCTGGGTATTTTTGTCCTGATGCTGGCCGCCTTCTCCTCGGGCGCGCTGAACGCCGTCGCCGGGGGCGGCGCCTTCATCACCTTTCCGGCCCTGCTGTTCGCCGGGGTGCCGCCGGTCGCCGCCAACGCCTCCAGCACGGTGGCGCTGTTTCCGGGGCAGGCGGCCAGCAGCTGGGCCTATCGGCGGGAGATCGCGGCGGGCGGACAGGTGAATGTCCCGGTGTTCGCTGCCCTCAGCCTCGTCGGCGGGCTGGCCGGCGCGCTTCTTCTTCTGCTGACGCCCAATGCGGTCTTCGCGCGATTCGTGCCTTGGCTGCTGCTGTTCGCGACGTCCATCTTTGCCATCGGTGCCTATGCGCCGGGCATCGTGTCCCGGCTGCGGCTGGGCGGGCGCAGCGTGCTGGTGGTGCAGTTCCTGATCTCGATCTATGGCGGCTATTTCGGCGGCGGCATCGGCTTCCTGATGCTGGCGGCGCTGACCCTGTTCGGGCTGCGCGACATCCACGCGATGAACGGGCTGCGGCTTCTGTTGGCGATGCTGATGAATGCCGCGGCGGTCGGCACCTTCATCGTCGCCGGTGCGGTGTCCTGGCCGGAAACCACGGCTATGGCGCTGGCTGCGGTGGCCGGCGGCTATGCCGGCGCCATGGGGGCCAAGCGGGTCGATCCGAAGCTGCTGAAGACCCTCGTGGTCATTATCGGAACGGTGCTGACCCTCTACTTCTTTGCGAAGGGTGCCTGA
- a CDS encoding GNAT family N-acetyltransferase produces MDQQQNIEIVVARDDADIAASYPIMKELRTHMTDPEAYRAQIRRQMDDGYNLALLRLDGEIAGCGGFRVHETLSRGRYMYVEDLVTSAAKRSYGLGDKLFDWLAGEARERGCAQMEIISGIQRGEAHRFYHRKRMTIKSFQLVLPLA; encoded by the coding sequence ATGGACCAGCAGCAGAACATCGAGATCGTCGTGGCGCGTGACGATGCCGATATCGCCGCCAGCTACCCGATCATGAAGGAGCTGCGGACCCACATGACCGACCCCGAGGCCTACCGCGCGCAGATTCGCCGACAGATGGACGACGGCTACAACCTCGCCCTGCTGCGGCTGGACGGCGAGATCGCCGGCTGCGGCGGCTTCCGCGTCCACGAGACGCTGTCGCGCGGCCGCTACATGTATGTGGAGGATCTGGTGACCAGCGCCGCCAAGCGCTCCTATGGGCTGGGCGACAAGCTGTTCGACTGGCTGGCGGGCGAGGCGCGGGAGCGCGGCTGCGCCCAAATGGAGATCATTTCCGGCATCCAGCGCGGCGAAGCCCACCGCTTCTATCACCGCAAGCGGATGACCATCAAAAGCTTCCAGCTGGTGCTGCCGCTCGCCTGA
- a CDS encoding 2-dehydropantoate 2-reductase: protein MKICIYGSGAIGGYLGVRLHQAGAEVSLVARGAHLAAMRENGVTLLMGEEKTVVHPRCTDNPAELGPQDYVIIALKAHSVPGVVPAMQPLLGDDTAVVTAVNGIPYWYFHGTGGEFDGRTLETVDPGSVQWNGLGPQRAIGCVVYPATEVVEPGVIQHVYGDKFSLGEPDGSKSERVVALSKAMEAGGLRAPVLDRIRDEIWLKLWGNLCFNPISALTHGTLEVICGDAETRAVAKAMMLEAKDIGDKLGVHFRVDVERRINGAAAVGAHKTSMLQDLERGRPMEIDPLLSVVQEMGRMVGVPTPTIDVVLALVKQRGETAGCYSRPQPAAAPARAPEAVAAQ, encoded by the coding sequence ATGAAGATTTGCATCTACGGATCCGGGGCCATCGGCGGCTATCTCGGCGTGCGCCTGCACCAGGCGGGCGCCGAAGTCAGTCTGGTGGCGCGTGGTGCGCATCTGGCGGCGATGCGCGAGAACGGCGTCACCTTGCTGATGGGGGAGGAGAAGACCGTCGTCCACCCCCGCTGCACCGACAACCCGGCCGAACTCGGCCCGCAGGATTACGTCATCATCGCGCTGAAGGCCCACTCCGTCCCCGGTGTCGTGCCCGCGATGCAACCGCTGCTGGGTGACGACACCGCCGTCGTCACCGCGGTCAACGGTATTCCCTATTGGTATTTCCACGGCACCGGCGGCGAATTCGACGGCCGCACGCTGGAGACCGTCGATCCCGGTTCGGTCCAGTGGAACGGGCTGGGTCCGCAGCGCGCCATCGGCTGTGTCGTCTATCCGGCGACCGAGGTGGTGGAGCCGGGCGTCATCCAGCATGTCTATGGCGACAAGTTCTCCCTCGGTGAACCGGACGGGTCGAAGTCGGAACGTGTGGTCGCCCTGTCGAAGGCGATGGAGGCCGGTGGCCTGCGCGCGCCGGTTCTCGACCGCATCCGCGACGAGATCTGGCTGAAGCTGTGGGGCAACCTGTGCTTCAACCCGATCAGCGCGTTGACCCATGGCACGCTGGAGGTCATCTGCGGCGATGCGGAAACCCGCGCCGTCGCCAAGGCGATGATGCTGGAGGCCAAGGACATCGGCGACAAGCTGGGCGTCCATTTCCGCGTCGATGTCGAGCGCCGCATCAACGGCGCCGCCGCCGTGGGCGCGCACAAGACCTCGATGCTCCAGGATCTGGAGCGCGGCCGGCCGATGGAAATCGACCCGCTGCTGTCGGTGGTGCAGGAGATGGGCCGCATGGTTGGCGTGCCGACGCCGACAATCGACGTGGTGCTGGCGCTGGTGAAGCAGCGGGGCGAGACAGCCGGCTGCTACAGCCGGCCGCAGCCCGCGGCGGCTCCCGCCCGCGCCCCGGAGGCGGTGGCGGCCCAATAG
- a CDS encoding CBS domain-containing protein yields the protein MKVEHILRTKQARVVAVRTSATVADAIRLMKAENISALVVKDVCRTEGNTLAGVLSERDIVHALLERGGSLLSMPVSQLMTRQPVTCAPSDSVRQALQLMDQHHIRHLPVLEDGHLVGVVSARDFTRLQLQELDGTVSAVAEPPPTAATYAH from the coding sequence ATGAAGGTCGAACATATCCTGCGCACCAAGCAAGCCCGCGTCGTTGCCGTGCGGACCAGCGCAACGGTCGCCGATGCCATCCGCCTGATGAAGGCGGAGAACATCAGCGCCCTGGTGGTCAAGGACGTCTGCCGCACCGAAGGCAACACGCTGGCCGGCGTCCTGTCGGAACGCGACATCGTCCATGCCCTGCTGGAGCGCGGCGGCTCGCTGCTGTCCATGCCGGTGTCGCAGCTGATGACGCGCCAGCCGGTGACCTGCGCCCCGTCCGACAGCGTCCGGCAGGCCTTGCAGCTGATGGACCAGCACCATATCCGCCATCTTCCGGTTCTTGAGGACGGCCATCTGGTCGGCGTCGTCAGCGCGCGCGACTTCACCCGTCTGCAATTGCAGGAGCTTGACGGCACCGTCTCCGCCGTCGCGGAACCGCCCCCGACCGCCGCCACCTACGCCCACTGA